TCGTCGCCGACGCCAGTCACGAGTTGCGCACCCCGCTGACCGCCATCCGCGGTTACGCCGAACTGGCCCAACGGCGCCGCGGCGCCCTGCCGGCCGAGGTGGCCCACGCCATGGGCCGGGTGTCCTCGGAGACCGAACGGATGACCAACCTGGTCGAAGACCTGTTGCTGCTGGCGCGCCTCGATTCCGGGCGCCCGCTGGACCGCGAGCAGGTGGATCTCTCGCAGCTGGCCGTCGACACCGTCGCCGACGCGCATGTCGCCGGACCGGAGCACGAGTGGAATCTGGATCTGCCCGACGAGCCCGTGGTCGTCGTCGGCGACGCCGCCCGGCTACACCAGGTGTTGGCCAACCTGCTGACCAACGCCCGCGTGCACACCCCGCCCGGGACCACCGTCACCCTCGCGCTGACCGCCGACGACACCGAAGCGCTTGTGGCGGTGCAGGATAACGGCCCCGGAATTCCGGCGGAACTGCAACCGGAGGTGTTCGAGCGGTTCGCGCGCGGGGACTCGTCGCGCTCCCGCAAGGGCGGTAGCACCGGACTGGGACTGGCGATCGTGGCCGCCGTCGTCAAGGCGCATGGGGGTCGCATCGAATTGCACAGCGTCCCGAACGACACGGTGTTCACCGTGTCGCTGCCGCGCACACCGGACCCCTGACGCGGCGAATCGGCGTTCTCCGTCCCGGTGTTGCGCGGTGGACCACACTGGGGTCATGGACCCGCACGCACCCGCCCCGAGCATCGAGGCCGCCCACCGCGAACACGCCGGCACACTGCCGTTCGACGACACCCGGGATTTCGACGACGCCGACCGCGGCTTCCTCGGCGCGCTCGAACCGTGCGTCATCCGCGCCGCCGACGGTCGCGTGGTGTGGGACAACGACAGCTACGGCTTCCTCGACGGGGAGGCGCCCAGCACCGTGCACCCGAGCCTGTGGCGGCAGAGTCAACTTTGCGCCAAGCAGGGTCTCTACGAGGTGGTCGAGGGCATCTACCAGGTGCGCGGGCTGGATCTGTCCAACATCAGCTTCGTCGAGTCCGACACCGGCATCATCGTCATCGATCCGCTGGTGTGCACCGAGACCGCCGCGGCGGCACTGGCGTTGTACCGCAAGCACCGCGGCGACCGTCGGGTGATCGCGGTCATCTACACCCACAGCCACGTCGACCACTTCGGCGGCGTGCTGGGCGTGACCAGCCAGGCCGAGGTGGATGCCGGCAAGGTCGCCGTGATCGCGCCCGAGGGGTTCACCGAACACGCGGTGCAGGAGAACATCTACGCCGGCACCGCGATGGCGCGCCGGGCCGGCTACATGTACGGCGCGGCACTGGCGCGCGGGCCGCGCGGGCAGGTGGGGTGCGGTCTGGGACAGACGCCGTCGACGGGTGAGGTTGCCATCATCGTGCCGACCCTCGACATCAGGACCACCGGCGAGACGCACAGCATCGACGGCGTGGTGATCGAGTTCCAGATGGCGCCGGGCACCGAGGCGCCGGCCGAAATGCATTTCTATTTCCCGCAATTCCGCGCGCTCTGCATGGCCGAGAACGCGACCCACAATCTGCACAACCTGCTGACGTTGCGCGGCGCGCTGGTGCGGGACCCGCGCGCTTGGGCGGGTTATCTCACCGAGGCGTTGGACAGCTTCGCCGACCGCACCGACGTGGTCTTCGCCTCGCACCACTGGCCGACCTGGGGTGCCGAGCGCATTGTCGAATACCTGTCGCTGCAACGGGATCTGTACGCCTACCTGCATGACCAGACTCTGCGTCTGCTCAACCAGGGGCACACCGGGATCGAGATCGCCGAGGACTTCCCGATGCCGCCCGCGCTGGAACGGGCCTGGCACACCCGCGGTTACTACGGCTCGGTGAGCCACAACGTCAAGGCGGTCTACCAGCGTTACATGGGCTGGTTCGACGGAAACCCCGGTCGGTTGTGGGCGCATCCGCCGGAGGCGATCGGTCCGCGCTACGTCGAGGCCATGGGCGGTGCCGACCGGGTGGTCGAGATCGCCCAGCGCGCCTTCGACGACGGCGATTACCGTTGGGCGGCAACGCTGTTGGATCACTTGATGTTCACCGACGCCGAACATCCCGGCGGTCGGCAGCTCTATGCGGCCACCCTGCAGCAGTTGGCCTACGGCGCGGAGAACGGGCCGTGGCGCAACTTCTTCCTGGCCGGCGCCACCGAACTCGTCGACGGCAACTTCGGCACCCCCACCCAGTCGGGGTCCCCGACCATGCTGGCGCAGCTGACCCCGGAGCAGATCTTCGACGCGCTGGCCATCAGCGTCAACGGTCCCCGCGCCTGGCACCTCGACGTGGCCATCGACGTGACCTTCGAGGACCTGGGCGTCAACTACCGGCTGACCCTGCGCAACGGCGTGCTGGTGCACCGGAAGCTGCCGGCGAATCCCTCGAGCGCGACCGCCACGCTGCGACTGGCCGGCAAGGCCCGGCTGCTGGCGTTGGCCGCGGGCGATCAGAGCTCACCGGGGCTGCAGGTCGACGGCGACGTTCAGGCGTTGCAGCAGTTCACCGAGGTGCTGGACCGGCCGGATCCGGCGTTCAACATCGTCACTCCCTGACCGGGTGGACGCCGAGTCCACGCAGGCAGAAATTCACCACGTGTTCGATGTCCCGGGGCTCGGGACGCTGCCCGGCGCCGAAGTAGCGCCGCATGGTGCCCGTGGCGCATTGGAACACCAATTCGGCGTCCGCCGGTGAACGTCCCAGCGCGGCAACGGGTTCGGCGAGCAGGTCACGCATCGGGGCCATGATCTCGCTGTTGGCGACGCTGCGGTTGGCCGAGGCCGACATCTGCGCGGTGGTCGCACGGCTGGTGCTCAGCAGGTTCGGGTCGGCCACCTGCTCCAGTACGCCCTCGACCCAGCGGGCGATCTTGCGCGCCGGATCGGACTCCTTGGCCATCTGCCGTTGCAGCGAGGCCACCGTGAGCGCCACCCCACGCTCCATCACGGCCACGAACAGTTCGTCCTTGCTGGCGAAGTAGCGGTAGAAGGCCTTGTTCGACGAATTCGCGGCGGCGACGATGTCGCTGACCCGGGGCGTGGCGGGGGCCACCCGCTGCATCACCTCGACGGCGGCACCGACAATGCGCTCGACTTCCCCGACGGCGCCCTCGTCGGAAGCACTGCGTGCGGTCATGCCTGCTCACCACCCCTGCATCTGCGCCCACCCATGGGCCTTATCGTTGCACGGGCATACCACTACTCGGGGATCCAGCGGAGGTTTACCGGAATGCAACTGCTCTTGGTCCGGCATGCCCTGCCGAATCGCAGCGAACACGGTGAGGGGTCGGATCCCGAACTGGCCGACGCCGGTTGGGAGCAGGCCCGGCGCCTGCCGGAGGCGCTGAGCCGCTATCCGGTGGCGCGCGTGATCAGCAGTCCGCAGCGGCGCGCCGTGCAGACGGCCGAACCGCTGGCCGCCGCCCGCGGCCTCGACATCGAGATCGAGCCGCGGCTGGCCGAGTACGACCGGGACATGCCCGGGTATGTGCCCATCGAGGAGGTCCGCAACGAACGTCCCGAGGACTGGGCCCGGATGTCCGACGGGCACCTGCCGGGCGCCGTCGACGAGGCCGAGTTCCGGGCCCGCATCGGCGCCGGACTCGCCGACATCGTCGCCACGTCCGACCACGAGGACACGGTCGCGGTGTTCAGCCACGGCGGCGTCATCAACGTCTTGCTGCATGAGATCTTGGGTACGCGCCGGCTGCTGTCGTTTCCCATCGACTACGTGTCCGTGACACGGCTGCTGTTCTCGCGGACCGGCCGGGCCAGCGTGGCGGAGGTCAACGGGACCGAGCACGTCTGGGATTTGCTGCCGCGCAACCAGCGCCGCCGCTAGGCGACGCGGTCGGTCCGGGTCAGAGGCCTGTCCCGAACTTCCGGTTGAGCTTCGCCGCGCGCCGCAGCTGGAACATCCGCACCGCGCCGACGGCGACGGTGATCAGCCCCCCGGCTACCGCGGCGAACAGGATTGCGACCCCCAGCGGCAAGGTCCAGTGCCAGCCCAGGAAGGTGAACGCCGTCGACGCCGTGTTCTGCGCGATGAAGATCAGCAACACGATAAGGATCAGGAAACCCA
This DNA window, taken from Mycolicibacterium sp. MU0050, encodes the following:
- a CDS encoding alkyl/aryl-sulfatase, producing the protein MDPHAPAPSIEAAHREHAGTLPFDDTRDFDDADRGFLGALEPCVIRAADGRVVWDNDSYGFLDGEAPSTVHPSLWRQSQLCAKQGLYEVVEGIYQVRGLDLSNISFVESDTGIIVIDPLVCTETAAAALALYRKHRGDRRVIAVIYTHSHVDHFGGVLGVTSQAEVDAGKVAVIAPEGFTEHAVQENIYAGTAMARRAGYMYGAALARGPRGQVGCGLGQTPSTGEVAIIVPTLDIRTTGETHSIDGVVIEFQMAPGTEAPAEMHFYFPQFRALCMAENATHNLHNLLTLRGALVRDPRAWAGYLTEALDSFADRTDVVFASHHWPTWGAERIVEYLSLQRDLYAYLHDQTLRLLNQGHTGIEIAEDFPMPPALERAWHTRGYYGSVSHNVKAVYQRYMGWFDGNPGRLWAHPPEAIGPRYVEAMGGADRVVEIAQRAFDDGDYRWAATLLDHLMFTDAEHPGGRQLYAATLQQLAYGAENGPWRNFFLAGATELVDGNFGTPTQSGSPTMLAQLTPEQIFDALAISVNGPRAWHLDVAIDVTFEDLGVNYRLTLRNGVLVHRKLPANPSSATATLRLAGKARLLALAAGDQSSPGLQVDGDVQALQQFTEVLDRPDPAFNIVTP
- a CDS encoding TetR/AcrR family transcriptional regulator gives rise to the protein MTARSASDEGAVGEVERIVGAAVEVMQRVAPATPRVSDIVAAANSSNKAFYRYFASKDELFVAVMERGVALTVASLQRQMAKESDPARKIARWVEGVLEQVADPNLLSTSRATTAQMSASANRSVANSEIMAPMRDLLAEPVAALGRSPADAELVFQCATGTMRRYFGAGQRPEPRDIEHVVNFCLRGLGVHPVRE
- a CDS encoding histidine phosphatase family protein — translated: MQLLLVRHALPNRSEHGEGSDPELADAGWEQARRLPEALSRYPVARVISSPQRRAVQTAEPLAAARGLDIEIEPRLAEYDRDMPGYVPIEEVRNERPEDWARMSDGHLPGAVDEAEFRARIGAGLADIVATSDHEDTVAVFSHGGVINVLLHEILGTRRLLSFPIDYVSVTRLLFSRTGRASVAEVNGTEHVWDLLPRNQRRR
- a CDS encoding LapA family protein, producing MSSEPTVPPTPDTPPPAAPPGPGAETKFTKAAALWTALILGFLILIVLLIFIAQNTASTAFTFLGWHWTLPLGVAILFAAVAGGLITVAVGAVRMFQLRRAAKLNRKFGTGL